One genomic window of Methanosalsum zhilinae DSM 4017 includes the following:
- a CDS encoding 50S ribosomal protein L44e, with protein MKIPKRFRTHCPFCKKHTEHIAERVKKGRASTLTRITRQKKRQQGIGNSGKFSKVPAGEKPTKRIALKYRCSECNKSHQRPCFRAKKFEFKE; from the coding sequence ATGAAAATTCCAAAAAGATTTAGAACACATTGTCCATTCTGTAAAAAACACACAGAACATATTGCAGAAAGGGTCAAAAAAGGTAGAGCATCCACTCTGACCCGGATTACAAGACAAAAGAAAAGACAGCAGGGAATCGGAAACAGTGGTAAATTCTCAAAGGTTCCTGCAGGAGAAAAGCCAACCAAGAGAATTGCACTGAAATATCGCTGTTCAGAGTGCAATAAATCTCATCAGAGACCCTGTTTTAGAGCAAAGAAGTTTGAATTCAAGGAGTGA
- a CDS encoding 30S ribosomal protein S27e: MDAPKSRFLRVKCNDCENEQVIFGSASSKITCLVCGRTLAEPTGGKSTITTHILEVLE, from the coding sequence ATGGATGCCCCAAAAAGTAGATTCCTGCGAGTAAAATGCAACGATTGTGAAAATGAACAGGTTATCTTTGGCAGTGCAAGCAGCAAAATAACCTGTCTTGTATGTGGAAGAACCCTTGCAGAGCCAACAGGTGGAAAATCCACAATCACAACTCATATACTGGAAGTTCTGGAATAA
- a CDS encoding DNA replication complex subunit Gins51, which yields MDLDELRKIFREERNSTLKAIPSDFYSKAAEYVRELEEEIRKINNPRSVESKMLEDELQSAITDIEYIFIRRMRKITTRATSHAFSNSSSKQDLDKLLPLEQHVYNETLKAINSTRNELLEPILNPDSFEFVDPEDCSKKDTTEAVSINDEQNERSGKSEPVHPIEDKTPITSDTEKDISKSNINKEYDVVRILKDIPKFLAVDNRTYQLKAEDIASLPSLNAKALVKRGAAKLIPDNRKKS from the coding sequence ATGGATCTTGATGAACTAAGGAAAATATTTCGTGAAGAACGCAACTCAACCCTGAAAGCAATCCCATCTGATTTCTACTCAAAAGCTGCCGAATATGTCAGAGAACTGGAAGAAGAAATAAGAAAAATAAACAACCCCAGGTCAGTCGAATCAAAGATGCTGGAAGACGAACTTCAGAGTGCAATCACGGATATTGAATACATATTCATAAGACGTATGCGTAAAATTACTACACGTGCAACATCACATGCGTTTTCAAACTCTTCATCAAAACAGGACCTTGATAAGCTGCTCCCCCTGGAACAGCATGTATATAATGAAACCCTCAAAGCTATAAACAGTACAAGAAACGAACTTCTGGAACCAATCCTGAATCCTGATTCTTTCGAGTTCGTAGACCCAGAAGATTGCAGTAAAAAAGACACAACTGAAGCAGTATCCATTAATGATGAACAGAATGAGAGATCCGGAAAATCTGAACCTGTCCACCCGATTGAAGATAAGACGCCAATAACCAGTGATACTGAAAAGGATATAAGCAAAAGTAATATAAACAAAGAATACGATGTTGTCCGAATACTGAAGGATATACCAAAATTTCTGGCAGTTGACAATCGTACTTATCAACTAAAAGCAGAAGATATTGCAAGTCTGCCATCATTGAATGCAAAAGCCCTTGTTAAAAGGGGTGCTGCAAAGTTAATTCCTGATAACAGAAAGAAAAGCTAA